From Saprospiraceae bacterium, one genomic window encodes:
- a CDS encoding DUF4296 domain-containing protein produces the protein MKNCILITILIVSACQAEKSKSILPKETMAQILSELYYLDAALEPLSLHIRDSMIQSNRKLILQKHQINDTDFIESSLYYKNRKSDMDQIRSMVNELFIKKGAQEGSDIKY, from the coding sequence ATGAAAAATTGTATCCTGATTACCATACTTATTGTCTCTGCCTGTCAAGCTGAAAAGTCAAAATCAATTCTTCCAAAAGAAACCATGGCTCAGATTCTTTCAGAATTGTATTACCTTGATGCTGCCCTCGAGCCGCTTTCGCTACATATAAGAGACAGTATGATTCAATCCAACCGAAAACTCATCCTTCAAAAACACCAAATCAACGACACAGATTTTATAGAATCCAGCTTATATTACAAAAATAGGAAATCTGACATGGATCAAATTCGCTCCATGGTAAATGAACTATTTATTAAGAAAGGTGCTCAGGAAGGTTCGGATATCAAATATTGA
- a CDS encoding response regulator transcription factor gives MIKGIKILVIDDEADTLDFICYQLKNVGFEVKSALNGREALDILREFEPRLILVDYMMPEMDGMSFLRHFKSSFPQSKTKVAFLTAKTDDQTQINVLDTGADDFIAKPIRPNVLLSRIQAILRRDIDVAQANGNAVLQLGDLKIDPEAFQVYVSGRPIDFPRKEFQLLYLLAEKPGKVFKREEILNKVWGQDVLVGERTIDVHIRKIRERLDDKYIKTIKGIGYKLEF, from the coding sequence ATGATTAAAGGCATCAAGATTCTTGTTATCGATGATGAGGCAGATACATTGGACTTTATCTGTTATCAGTTAAAGAATGTAGGATTTGAAGTAAAATCCGCATTAAATGGTCGCGAAGCACTGGATATTTTAAGAGAATTTGAACCACGTCTTATTTTGGTGGATTATATGATGCCAGAAATGGATGGCATGTCCTTTCTCAGACATTTCAAATCCTCTTTCCCACAATCAAAAACCAAAGTTGCTTTTTTGACGGCAAAAACCGATGACCAAACCCAGATCAATGTGTTGGATACCGGAGCGGATGATTTTATTGCAAAGCCGATCAGACCCAATGTATTGCTTAGTAGAATCCAGGCAATTTTGCGCAGAGACATCGACGTGGCCCAAGCCAATGGCAATGCGGTCTTACAGTTGGGGGATTTAAAAATTGATCCGGAAGCATTTCAGGTCTATGTTTCGGGTAGACCCATTGATTTTCCAAGAAAAGAATTTCAGTTATTATATTTGCTCGCTGAAAAACCCGGAAAAGTCTTTAAACGGGAAGAAATACTCAACAAAGTTTGGGGTCAGGACGTGCTTGTCGGCGAAAGAACCATCGATGTGCACATTCGAAAAATCCGCGAAAGGCTCGATGATAAATACATAAAGACGATCAAAGGCATTGGATATAAACTGGAATTTTAG
- a CDS encoding 23S rRNA (pseudouridine(1915)-N(3))-methyltransferase RlmH: protein MEIQLWWVGKTSFGFLRDGVSEYQKRLSHFCRFTIREYPDVKPVGDSSVLSKLEADQWIKQLKSDDLLILCDENGQELNTRMFAGFIETQLQSRAKRLIFVIGGAYGFSKEIKSVSHSIISFSKMTFSHQMFRLIFMEQLYRAFTIVKSIPYHHD from the coding sequence ATGGAGATTCAGTTATGGTGGGTGGGTAAAACCAGTTTTGGCTTTTTGCGGGATGGTGTTTCAGAATACCAAAAGAGGTTGTCTCATTTTTGTCGATTTACAATTAGAGAGTATCCCGATGTAAAGCCAGTTGGTGATTCCTCCGTATTGTCAAAGCTGGAAGCTGATCAGTGGATAAAACAGCTTAAATCAGACGATTTGCTGATTTTATGTGATGAAAACGGCCAGGAACTAAATACCAGAATGTTTGCCGGATTTATTGAAACACAACTCCAGAGCCGTGCAAAAAGATTGATCTTTGTCATTGGCGGCGCATATGGTTTTAGCAAGGAGATCAAATCTGTCAGCCACTCCATCATCTCTTTTTCTAAGATGACTTTCTCTCATCAAATGTTTCGATTAATATTTATGGAGCAACTATATAGAGCATTTACCATTGTGAAATCAATTCCATACCACCATGACTGA
- a CDS encoding histidine phosphatase family protein, with protein MKKLHLIRHAKSSWDHPGLSDMDRPLNTRGLRDAAQMAELLKKQLDGGLQMVSSPATRALNTALIFNQTINPPGSEIIVKELLYFGNEDDYLDIVRSADPDIESIAIFGHNPIIEYFVMKTKNGILEAIPTCAIICFKTNNNGWSETKWEDLEMVEKYYPRDRSS; from the coding sequence ATGAAAAAGCTTCACCTTATCCGCCATGCCAAATCAAGCTGGGATCATCCAGGTCTGTCAGATATGGACAGACCATTGAATACCAGAGGTTTACGAGATGCGGCACAAATGGCAGAGCTTTTAAAAAAACAGCTCGATGGTGGTCTGCAGATGGTATCAAGTCCAGCCACCAGGGCCTTGAATACGGCGCTCATTTTTAATCAAACCATCAACCCGCCAGGAAGTGAAATCATCGTAAAAGAATTGTTGTATTTCGGAAATGAAGATGATTATTTGGACATCGTCAGAAGTGCTGATCCTGACATTGAAAGCATCGCAATCTTCGGACACAATCCCATCATTGAGTATTTTGTAATGAAAACAAAAAATGGAATTTTGGAAGCCATCCCAACCTGTGCCATCATTTGTTTTAAAACCAATAACAATGGATGGTCAGAGACCAAATGGGAAGACCTTGAGATGGTGGAGAAATATTACCCAAGAGATCGATCCAGTTAA